One Triplophysa dalaica isolate WHDGS20190420 chromosome 1, ASM1584641v1, whole genome shotgun sequence DNA segment encodes these proteins:
- the LOC130417219 gene encoding hatching enzyme 1.2-like: protein MYLLVVYISLVLSFVPAQSHSVANFFKTTSEETDASPEQDDVPVSAIIEANKHAVQGLDDPVIMFGDIAVATGLQNADPCTARGCKWSRSTNGEVYVPYAISNQYSPQEKSVIESGLSSFHKSTCIRFTPHNGQRDFVDIKSVSGCYSYVGRQGGGQVVSLDRRGCVYHSIVQHELLHALGFHHEQNRSDRDGHVQILLQNVQPGMENNFHIKNTNNLGTPYDYSSVMHYPRDAFSRNRQPTIIPTPNPNVVIGEAKQMSPNDIQRINRLYCS, encoded by the exons ATGTACCTGCTAGTAGTCTACATCTCTCTTGTGCTGAGCTTTGTTCCAGCACAGAGTCATTCTGTTGCG AATTTTTTCAAAACGACCTCTGAAGAGACTG ATGCCAGCCCTGAGCAAGATGACGTTCCAGTGTCAGCAATAATTGAGGCCAACAAACATGCTG TACAGGGATTGGACGATCCTGTGATCATGTTTGGAGACATCGCTGTAGCAACAGGGTTACAGAATGCAGATCCATGCACAGCTCGAGGGTGTAAATGGAGCAGAAGCACAAATGGAGAAGTCTATGTGCCCTATGCCATCTCCAACCAGTACT CTCCTCAAGAAAAATCAGTGATTGAAAGTGGCCTTAGCTCTTTTCATAAATCAACCTGCATTCGATTCACTCCTCACAATGGACAGAGGGACTTTGTTGACATAAAGTCAGTCTCGGG CTGCTATTCATATGTTGGACGCCAAGGCGGAGGGCAGGTTGTGTCTCTGGACCGCCGTGGATGTGTTTATCACAGTATTGTTCAGCACGAGCTGCTTCATGCTCTCGGATTCCATCACGAGCAGAATCGTAGTGACCGTGACGGACATGTTCAAATTCTTCTTCAAAACGTCCAGCCTG GAATGGAGAAcaattttcatataaaaaataccaATAATCTGGGTACTCCCTACGACTACAGCTCTGTGATGCACTATCCGAG GGACGCTTTCTCCCGGAACCGTCAGCCAACCATCATTCCCACTCCAAACCCAAACGTTGTGATTGGTGAAGCTAAACAAATGAGCCCCAATGACATCCAGCGTATTAACAGGCTTTACTGCA GTTAA
- the LOC130417212 gene encoding hatching enzyme 1.2-like produces the protein MYLLVVYISLVLSFVPAQSHSVANFFKTTSEETDASPEQDDVPVSAIIEANKHAVQGLDDPVIMFGDIAVATGLQNADPCTARGCKWSRSRNRRVYVPYAISNQFSPQEKSVIKSGLRSFHKSTCIRFTPHNGQRDFVDIKSVSGCYSYIGRQGGGQVVSLDRRGCVYHSIVQHELLHALGFHHEQNRSDRDRHVQILLQNVQPGMEHNFHIKNTNNLGTPYDYNSVMHYPRDAFSRNRQPTIIPTPNPNIVIGEAKQMSPNDIQRINRLYCS, from the exons ATGTACCTGCTAGTAGTCTACATCTCTCTTGTGCTGAGCTTTGTTCCAGCTCAGAGTCATTCTGTTGCG AATTTTTTCAAAACGACCTCTGAAGAGACTG ATGCCAGCCCTGAGCAAGATGACGTTCCAGTGTCAGCAATAATTGAGGCCAACAAACATGCTG TACAGGGATTGGACGATCCTGTGATCATGTTTGGAGACATCGCTGTAGCAACAGGGTTACAGAATGCAGATCCATGCACAGCTCGAGGGTGTAAATGGAGCAGAAGCAGAAATAGAAGAGTCTATGTGCCCTATGCCATCTCCAACCAGTTCT CTCCTCAAGAAAAATCAGTGATTAAAAGTGGCCTAAGGTCTTTTCATAAATCAACCTGCATTCGATTCACTCCTCACAATGGACAGAGGGACTTTGTTGACATAAAGTCAGTCTCGGG CTGCTATTCATATATTGGACGCCAAGGCGGAGGGCAGGTTGTGTCTCTGGACCGCCGTGGATGTGTTTATCACAGTATTGTTCAGCACGAGCTGCTTCATGCTCTCGGATTCCATCACGAGCAGAATCGTAGTGACCGTGACAGACATGTTCAAATTCTTCTTCAAAACGTCCAGCCTG GAATGGAGCAcaattttcatataaaaaataccaATAATCTGGGTACTCCCTACGACTACAACTCTGTGATGCACTATCCGAG GGACGCTTTCTCCCGGAACCGTCAGCCAACCATCATTCCCACTCCAAACCCAAACATTGTGATTGGTGAAGCTAAACAAATGAGCCCCAATGACATCCAGCGTATTAACAGGCTTTACTGCA GTTAA
- the c6ast4 gene encoding six-cysteine containing astacin protease 4 produces MCFIVVIEEDLAELPVSELLHRANKGIVPEPDEPKLLGDIAVNEKNADPCTSYNCLWPKYSDGNIWVPYVIANHYSSSELQIIQRGLDSFSSSSCIRFFPRSTERDYISIESRSGCYSFVGRQGSVQTVSLARSGCLYHSTVQHELLHALGFNHEQTRSDRDSYIQIIWDNIQDDMKYNFNKINTLNQGTPYDYTSVMQYERYAFSMNGYPTMVPIPNSNVQLGGATQMSQNDITRLNRLYQCCE; encoded by the exons atgtgttttattgtagttaTTGAGGAGGACCTTGCTGAGCTGCCTGTGTCTGAACTGTTGCATAGAGCCAACAAAGGCATTG TTCCTGAACCCGATGAGCCCAAGCTGCTGGGTGACATTGCTGTGAATGAGAAAAATGCTGATCCCTGCACATCATATAATTGCCTCTGGCCCAAGTACAGCGACGGCAACATTTGGGTACCATACGTCATCGCCAACCATTACT CCTCCAGTGAGCTGCAGATCATCCAGCGTGGTTTAGActctttctcttcctcctcctgcATCCGTTTCTTCCCTCGTAGTACTGAGAGAGACTACATCAGCATTGAGTCCCGTAGTGG ATGTTACTCATTCGTTGGTCGTCAGGGTTCTGTCCAGACTGTTTCTCTGGCCCGTAGTGGCTGCCTTTACCACAGTACTGTCCAGCATGAGCTGCTCCATGCTCTTGGCTTCAACCATGAGCAAACCCGCAGTGACCGTGACAGTTACATCCAAATCATCTGGGACAACATCCAAGACG ACATGAAGTACAACTTCAACAAAATCAACACTCTTAACCAGGGTACTCCCTATGACTATACTTCTGTGATGCAGTACGAGAG ATATGCTTTCTCTATGAATGGCTATCCTACTATGGTTCCTATTCCAAATAGCAATGTTCAGCTAGGTGGAGCTACTCAGATGAGCCAGAATGACATCACCAGACTCAACAGACTCTATCAGTGTTGTGAGTGA